From Cecembia calidifontis, one genomic window encodes:
- a CDS encoding Gfo/Idh/MocA family protein: MNERRNFLKSTGTVIVGAATLPLSFSIQPAIASLDRVIKVGLIGCGGRGTGAAAQALKADPDAVLTCMADIFPDYLEESYNNLMMVNPNQVKVEKVHQFIGFDAYKKVLDSDVDVVILTTPPAFRPLHFAEAVAAGKHVFCEKPVAVDAPGVRVVLESAKKAKEKGLSVVSGFTYRYDFPKRALFEKIRQGEIGEVRSILTVRNGGGLWYKDRKPNWTEMEYQLRNWYYYDWLSGDYIVEMMVHSLDLMSWALGGQLPVRVTGTGGRQARTDAKWGNIYDHFAIEYEYPNGVKGVHFSRQQQGSSNTNRAEIVGREGDAIIDIGRQTHAISGRNSWSYDGEKNNPYETQHEELFAAIRAGKPINEGDLMANSTMLAIIGRMAAYSGQTISWEDAMKSNISLGPKMEDYDWNLVWPVPPVAVPGVTKVL; the protein is encoded by the coding sequence ATGAATGAAAGAAGAAACTTCCTCAAATCGACAGGTACGGTCATTGTTGGGGCCGCTACCCTGCCTTTGTCATTTTCTATTCAGCCTGCTATAGCTTCCCTGGATCGGGTTATTAAAGTTGGGTTGATTGGTTGTGGGGGAAGGGGTACGGGTGCGGCAGCACAAGCTTTAAAGGCAGACCCTGATGCTGTACTGACTTGCATGGCAGATATTTTTCCGGATTATCTGGAAGAATCCTACAACAACCTCATGATGGTCAATCCAAATCAGGTGAAAGTGGAAAAAGTCCATCAGTTTATTGGATTTGATGCGTACAAGAAAGTATTGGACTCAGATGTGGATGTTGTTATTTTGACCACCCCGCCAGCATTTCGTCCCCTTCATTTTGCTGAAGCGGTGGCTGCAGGGAAGCATGTGTTTTGTGAAAAGCCGGTAGCCGTGGATGCTCCCGGTGTTCGAGTGGTATTAGAGTCTGCCAAAAAGGCCAAGGAAAAGGGCTTGTCAGTGGTCTCGGGCTTTACCTATCGATATGATTTTCCCAAAAGGGCTCTTTTTGAGAAAATCAGACAGGGTGAAATTGGAGAAGTTCGGTCCATACTTACTGTCAGAAACGGTGGAGGGCTTTGGTATAAAGATAGAAAGCCAAACTGGACAGAGATGGAATACCAATTGAGAAATTGGTATTACTATGATTGGCTGTCGGGAGATTATATCGTAGAAATGATGGTGCACAGCCTGGATTTGATGTCCTGGGCACTTGGAGGACAATTGCCGGTGAGGGTTACCGGTACAGGTGGCAGGCAGGCGAGGACAGATGCAAAGTGGGGAAATATCTACGACCATTTTGCCATAGAATACGAATATCCTAATGGGGTCAAAGGGGTACATTTTAGTAGACAGCAGCAAGGTAGTTCCAATACCAACCGTGCAGAGATTGTCGGAAGAGAAGGGGATGCAATTATTGATATAGGAAGGCAAACCCATGCTATCAGCGGTAGAAATTCCTGGAGTTATGATGGTGAAAAAAATAATCCCTATGAAACCCAGCATGAGGAATTGTTTGCCGCAATCCGTGCTGGAAAACCGATCAATGAAGGTGATCTGATGGCCAATAGTACCATGTTGGCCATCATTGGAAGAATGGCTGCTTACAGTGGACAGACCATTTCCTGGGAGGATGCCATGAAGTCAAATATTAGTCTTGGGCCCAAGATGGAAGATTATGACTGGAATTTGGTTTGGCCTGTTCCTCCTGTGGCGGTGCCTGGTGTCACAAAGGTTTTGTAA
- a CDS encoding 7-carboxy-7-deazaguanine synthase QueE: MDKTQKIREGLMLPLMEAFYTVQGEGIHTGVPAYFIRLGGCDVGCVWCDVKESWDAGKWPVLDIEEIVDQALVYPGRTVVITGGEPLMYNLGPLTALLKEKGFSTHIETSGAHPFSGNFDWVCFSPKKFKAPHPSIYAHADELKVVIYNKSDFDFAEKHAELVKQTCKKLIQPEWSKSGQLMESIVAFVKNHPNWKISLQTHKFMDIP; encoded by the coding sequence ATGGATAAGACACAAAAAATCAGAGAGGGTTTGATGCTTCCCCTCATGGAAGCTTTTTATACGGTTCAGGGGGAAGGTATACATACCGGTGTTCCTGCCTATTTTATCAGATTGGGTGGGTGTGATGTAGGATGTGTGTGGTGTGATGTCAAGGAATCATGGGACGCCGGGAAGTGGCCTGTCCTGGATATTGAAGAAATCGTTGATCAAGCTCTTGTTTATCCAGGAAGAACGGTGGTGATAACAGGAGGTGAGCCATTGATGTACAATCTTGGTCCACTTACCGCTTTGCTGAAAGAAAAGGGTTTCTCCACTCATATAGAGACCTCAGGGGCACATCCGTTTTCAGGTAATTTTGATTGGGTCTGTTTTTCACCTAAAAAATTCAAGGCCCCTCATCCTTCAATTTACGCTCATGCAGATGAACTGAAAGTGGTCATCTATAACAAGTCTGATTTTGATTTTGCTGAAAAACATGCGGAACTCGTGAAGCAGACCTGCAAGAAATTAATCCAGCCAGAATGGAGTAAGTCTGGCCAACTGATGGAAAGTATTGTAGCATTCGTAAAAAACCATCCAAATTGGAAAATTTCCCTACAAACCCATAAATTTATGGACATACCATAA
- a CDS encoding Gfo/Idh/MocA family protein: MKNRKDSRREFIKKSLAATTALTVGGVLPAFSAKSYRKILGANERIKVSVMGVNSRGLALALNFASQPNAEVLHICDVDKMAAEKCIAAVTEVQKKTPKNTPDFRKSLEDKDLDVLVVAAPDHWHAPAAILACRAGKDVYLEKPASHNPHEGELLLQATTKYKRVIQMGNQRRSWPNVAEAIKELHAGVIGRPYMAKTWYSNNRAPIGIGKKVPVPQHLDYDLWQGPAPREDYRDNIIHYNWHWFWNWGTGEALNNGTHMVDLARWGLQVDFPTKVSSAGGRYHYQDDWETPDTQIINLEFENNSLITWEGRSCNGLNVEGSSVGVIFYGEEGAIKIDGGNNYSILDRQNKVIKEVKYERPVDPRNISDPTHELDSIHIQNLFDAIRKGTPLAADIYGGQTSTLLVQLGNIAQRIGKSLDIDPKTGHILHNPEARKYWSRDYAPGWEPKV, encoded by the coding sequence ATGAAAAATCGCAAAGACTCGAGAAGAGAATTCATCAAAAAATCCCTTGCCGCTACCACAGCCCTAACAGTAGGCGGTGTCCTTCCGGCATTCAGTGCAAAAAGTTACAGGAAAATTTTAGGAGCCAATGAGCGTATAAAAGTTTCTGTAATGGGCGTAAACAGCAGGGGATTGGCCTTGGCTTTGAATTTTGCCTCTCAGCCAAATGCAGAGGTCCTTCATATTTGTGACGTCGATAAAATGGCAGCAGAAAAATGCATTGCCGCTGTAACTGAAGTCCAGAAAAAAACACCCAAAAACACACCTGATTTCAGAAAAAGTCTGGAGGATAAAGACCTGGATGTCCTGGTCGTGGCCGCCCCAGACCATTGGCATGCTCCCGCGGCTATTTTGGCATGTAGAGCAGGAAAAGATGTTTATTTGGAAAAACCTGCCAGCCACAATCCCCATGAAGGGGAATTGCTATTGCAGGCAACTACAAAATACAAAAGAGTGATCCAAATGGGAAACCAAAGAAGGTCATGGCCAAATGTAGCAGAAGCCATCAAAGAACTTCATGCCGGAGTCATTGGCAGACCTTACATGGCGAAAACCTGGTACAGCAATAACAGGGCCCCTATTGGTATCGGCAAAAAAGTACCTGTCCCGCAACATCTGGATTATGACTTATGGCAAGGACCAGCTCCAAGAGAAGATTACAGGGACAACATCATCCATTATAACTGGCATTGGTTCTGGAACTGGGGCACAGGAGAAGCCTTGAACAATGGCACCCATATGGTAGATCTGGCTCGTTGGGGTTTGCAGGTAGATTTCCCTACAAAAGTAAGTTCAGCTGGAGGACGCTACCACTATCAGGATGATTGGGAAACACCCGACACCCAGATTATCAACCTGGAATTTGAAAACAACAGCCTCATCACTTGGGAAGGGAGGAGCTGCAATGGCTTGAATGTGGAAGGCTCCAGTGTTGGAGTGATATTTTACGGTGAAGAAGGCGCTATCAAAATAGACGGGGGGAATAATTACAGCATTCTGGACCGTCAAAATAAAGTAATCAAGGAAGTGAAATATGAAAGACCGGTCGATCCCAGAAACATTTCCGACCCCACCCATGAATTGGACAGCATCCATATCCAAAACCTATTTGATGCTATCCGAAAAGGTACACCCCTTGCAGCAGATATCTATGGCGGACAGACCAGCACCCTTTTGGTCCAACTGGGAAATATCGCCCAGAGAATCGGTAAATCCTTGGATATAGATCCCAAAACAGGCCATATCCTCCATAACCCGGAAGCCAGAAAATATTGGTCAAGAGATTATGCACCTGGCTGGGAACCCAAAGTTTAG
- a CDS encoding 3-keto-disaccharide hydrolase, translated as MRKVFLLCALIALVPKSNAQDYLFDFGTVRAWDALVGSGPVEETPIKWFDVNTGIESWYFEGDELVCKGLPIGVIRSEKQYQNFIMHIEWKHMEAGGNSGTFIWSSAVPGENRLPDGVEVQMLELDWVNQNKKDGVLPPLAYVHGELFGVGGVETLPDNPRGNRSKSIENRCLGKGEWNTYVVICVDGVIKLSVNGKFVNGINQSTQRKGYICLESEGAPIHFRNLRITELPPGVISEDQIAPLIK; from the coding sequence ATGAGAAAGGTTTTTTTGTTGTGCGCATTGATTGCATTAGTTCCCAAGAGCAATGCACAGGATTATTTATTTGACTTTGGTACAGTGAGGGCTTGGGATGCCTTGGTGGGTTCGGGACCAGTAGAAGAAACTCCCATCAAGTGGTTTGACGTGAATACCGGAATAGAATCCTGGTATTTCGAAGGAGATGAACTTGTTTGTAAAGGTTTGCCTATCGGTGTCATCCGTTCTGAAAAGCAATACCAAAATTTCATCATGCACATCGAATGGAAGCATATGGAAGCGGGTGGGAATTCCGGAACATTTATTTGGAGCAGTGCTGTACCCGGTGAAAACAGGTTGCCAGATGGGGTTGAGGTGCAAATGTTGGAATTGGACTGGGTCAATCAGAATAAAAAGGACGGTGTATTGCCACCCCTTGCGTATGTGCATGGCGAACTCTTTGGGGTAGGAGGGGTGGAAACATTACCGGACAACCCCAGGGGAAACCGAAGCAAATCCATAGAAAACCGCTGTCTGGGAAAGGGGGAGTGGAATACTTATGTAGTAATCTGTGTAGATGGAGTGATCAAACTTTCTGTCAATGGCAAATTTGTCAATGGTATCAATCAGTCCACCCAGAGAAAAGGGTACATATGTTTGGAATCCGAGGGAGCACCCATTCATTTCAGGAATCTTCGGATTACGGAATTGCCTCCAGGAGTGATCTCTGAAGACCAAATTGCACCCTTAATCAAATAG
- a CDS encoding 6-phosphogluconolactonase, whose protein sequence is MQVQVFQSRAEMGKAAGSWVEKKILELAGQKDEIRIVFAAAPSQNEFLSYLRSTSKIPWGRVVAFHMDEYLGLEPSHPALFSNFLKATLFDHVPLKKVHLIDGNNTVEEECERYAALLQEKRIDIVCMGIGENGHIAFNDPPVADFNDDKWVKVVELDEVCRQQQVNDACFDSLSAVPTHAITLTVPALLNADCICCVVPGPQKKEAVHQTLYGPLGEHCPASILRGHWNCHLFTDKDALPQVQPWTAQEDMFARDVLSGKLCILDDLSGIRPTAINVPENSKLPIPYCGPGLIDLQVNGVAGIDFNESGLNQENIRKAVDALLAKGVTGFFPTLITNDPLILEENLSIINLACQKDDLVNSCILGIHLEGPFISSLEGAKGAHPEKYIQKPSWELVEKLQKESGGRIKLITLAPELEGAEVLIKKCVEENILIAIGHSNAASRDIALAVKSGASLSTHLGNAVPLMLPRHPNILWDQLANEALYASLIADGFHLDPSFLKVVLKVKGEKAFLISDSTKFCGMEPGIYQSPIGEEIILEETGRLAMKYGKGLLAGAARSLIEGVEYLVKEEILELPEAWKMASKIPLSFAGLMSKNDWITFRVENGTSIKVEKVNAVLNNLQDRCLAVFLQFLL, encoded by the coding sequence ATGCAGGTCCAAGTATTTCAAAGCAGAGCAGAGATGGGAAAAGCTGCAGGAAGCTGGGTTGAGAAGAAAATCCTCGAACTCGCCGGACAAAAAGATGAAATACGGATAGTTTTTGCCGCTGCACCCTCGCAAAATGAGTTTTTGAGTTATCTCAGGAGCACTTCAAAAATCCCCTGGGGAAGGGTGGTCGCCTTCCATATGGATGAATACCTGGGACTTGAACCTTCTCATCCCGCTTTGTTCTCTAATTTTTTGAAAGCAACATTGTTTGACCATGTTCCTCTGAAAAAGGTGCATCTGATTGACGGAAATAATACCGTTGAAGAAGAATGTGAAAGGTATGCCGCATTATTGCAGGAAAAAAGGATAGATATAGTCTGTATGGGCATTGGTGAAAACGGACATATTGCTTTTAACGACCCCCCAGTTGCAGATTTTAATGATGACAAATGGGTAAAGGTGGTGGAACTGGATGAAGTTTGCAGACAGCAACAGGTAAATGACGCTTGTTTTGATAGCTTATCGGCTGTCCCGACCCATGCTATAACATTGACGGTTCCTGCTTTATTGAATGCGGATTGTATCTGTTGTGTGGTTCCCGGGCCACAGAAAAAAGAGGCAGTCCATCAAACACTTTACGGGCCGTTGGGAGAACATTGCCCGGCTTCAATTTTGAGAGGTCATTGGAACTGCCATTTGTTTACCGACAAAGACGCCCTCCCCCAGGTTCAGCCATGGACAGCACAGGAAGATATGTTTGCAAGGGATGTTCTCTCTGGAAAACTTTGCATTTTGGATGATCTATCTGGCATCCGGCCTACAGCCATTAATGTTCCTGAAAATAGCAAGCTGCCTATTCCCTATTGTGGACCAGGGCTGATAGACCTTCAGGTCAACGGTGTAGCGGGAATTGATTTCAATGAAAGCGGACTTAATCAAGAAAACATCCGAAAAGCAGTGGATGCCTTATTGGCCAAAGGGGTGACGGGATTCTTTCCAACCCTGATAACCAATGATCCCCTAATTTTAGAAGAGAATCTGTCAATAATCAATCTTGCCTGCCAAAAGGATGACTTGGTCAATTCCTGTATTTTAGGCATTCACCTGGAAGGCCCTTTTATCTCTTCCTTAGAAGGAGCCAAAGGCGCCCATCCTGAAAAATACATACAAAAACCTTCTTGGGAATTGGTGGAAAAACTCCAAAAAGAAAGTGGTGGACGTATTAAACTGATCACCTTGGCTCCTGAGCTGGAAGGAGCGGAAGTCTTGATCAAAAAATGCGTTGAAGAAAACATCCTCATTGCCATCGGACATTCAAATGCTGCTTCCAGAGATATTGCGCTTGCCGTAAAATCCGGGGCATCCCTCTCCACCCATTTGGGCAATGCCGTTCCTTTGATGCTTCCCAGACATCCCAATATCCTATGGGATCAATTGGCCAATGAGGCATTGTATGCCAGTCTGATTGCCGATGGGTTTCATCTGGATCCATCATTTTTGAAGGTTGTCCTAAAGGTAAAAGGAGAGAAAGCCTTTTTGATCAGCGACAGCACCAAGTTCTGTGGCATGGAACCTGGCATATACCAAAGCCCAATTGGAGAAGAAATTATTTTGGAAGAAACTGGCCGTCTGGCCATGAAATATGGAAAAGGACTTCTGGCAGGCGCCGCCAGGAGTTTAATAGAAGGAGTAGAATATTTGGTAAAGGAAGAAATCCTTGAACTCCCAGAAGCCTGGAAAATGGCATCCAAAATCCCTTTATCTTTTGCAGGTTTGATGTCAAAAAATGACTGGATTACATTTCGGGTGGAAAATGGAACATCCATCAAAGTTGAAAAGGTCAATGCTGTCCTAAATAATTTACAAGACAGATGTTTAGCTGTGTTTCTGCAATTTCTATTGTGA
- a CDS encoding sodium:solute symporter family protein has translation MKLSNLDLIIIGLFFLLMLAIGIYAYFRNKNSEDYFVAGGNLPWWVSGISHHVSGYSGAVFVAYAALAYTHGISVYFWWAFTIGIGILVSAKKFPVLWMKLRKVFHIQSPLEFLKIRYNLFTQQLMAWSGVLLKLFDIGAKWASIAILLNVFTGISLPVGILVSGGISLLYITFGGLWAVVITDFAQFIVQLLAGGVMFIAVLMHLDGMSTLSSLWQKLPEGNSQVFHEPYTVGFALAFLFINFLSYNGGQWNLATRYISSPSEQQVVKAAKLSGWLYLIWPLILFLPMWAAPVLLPDLSDPSQSYGELTLLLLPSGLVGLVIASLFANTMSMTSSDINTIAAVISRDILPNISRKIHPDSLKIARTVTFIFTSMTILVALQYEYFGGVLGLIISWFGALVGPIAVPLLLGLIPTFRKCGPAAAITSILAGLMAFIFTKNVEIGSLALQVSLPLMMSFITYVTVGLLSQRKIPEKVSQMFSLLYQN, from the coding sequence ATGAAGCTGAGCAACCTAGACCTGATTATCATTGGTCTCTTTTTTCTCCTGATGCTGGCCATTGGGATCTATGCCTATTTCAGAAATAAGAATTCAGAAGACTATTTTGTGGCAGGGGGAAACCTTCCCTGGTGGGTCTCAGGGATATCGCACCACGTTTCTGGTTACAGTGGAGCTGTATTTGTTGCCTATGCGGCTTTGGCGTACACCCATGGTATTTCAGTCTATTTCTGGTGGGCATTCACCATAGGTATTGGCATTCTGGTGAGCGCCAAAAAATTCCCTGTACTTTGGATGAAACTGCGGAAAGTTTTCCATATCCAATCTCCCTTGGAATTTTTGAAAATCAGGTACAATCTTTTCACACAGCAATTGATGGCCTGGTCAGGGGTCTTGCTCAAATTATTCGATATAGGCGCCAAGTGGGCCTCCATCGCCATTTTGTTGAATGTATTTACCGGAATCAGCTTGCCTGTGGGAATTTTGGTTTCTGGGGGAATTTCATTGCTTTATATCACTTTTGGAGGATTATGGGCTGTAGTCATAACGGATTTTGCCCAATTTATCGTGCAGCTGTTGGCTGGAGGAGTGATGTTTATCGCAGTCCTCATGCATCTTGACGGCATGTCAACACTCAGCAGCCTTTGGCAAAAACTGCCTGAAGGCAACAGTCAAGTTTTCCATGAACCCTATACGGTTGGATTTGCACTGGCTTTCCTATTTATCAACTTCTTATCCTATAATGGGGGACAATGGAACTTGGCTACCAGATACATATCCAGCCCATCTGAACAGCAAGTGGTAAAAGCCGCTAAATTATCAGGTTGGCTTTACCTGATCTGGCCTTTGATCCTTTTCTTGCCCATGTGGGCTGCCCCGGTACTCTTACCGGACTTGAGTGACCCAAGTCAATCTTATGGAGAACTTACTTTACTCCTGTTACCTTCCGGTTTGGTAGGATTGGTCATCGCTTCCCTATTTGCCAATACCATGTCCATGACTTCTTCTGACATCAATACCATTGCGGCAGTCATAAGCAGGGACATTCTTCCCAACATTTCGCGAAAAATCCATCCTGATTCTCTTAAAATCGCCAGAACGGTCACCTTTATATTTACGTCGATGACCATTTTGGTGGCCTTGCAATATGAATATTTTGGAGGAGTTTTAGGATTGATCATCTCCTGGTTTGGTGCCTTGGTTGGCCCAATCGCCGTACCATTACTATTGGGCTTGATTCCCACTTTTCGGAAGTGCGGTCCTGCTGCAGCCATCACTTCTATTCTTGCCGGCTTAATGGCATTTATCTTTACAAAAAATGTAGAAATTGGAAGTCTTGCCCTGCAAGTCAGCCTGCCTTTAATGATGTCTTTCATCACTTATGTGACAGTAGGCCTTCTTTCACAAAGAAAAATCCCGGAAAAAGTAAGCCAGATGTTTTCTCTATTGTATCAAAATTAA
- a CDS encoding sugar phosphate isomerase/epimerase family protein yields MKRIKKILSLGLMMFLSCPLFAQEIALQLYSLRNEMREDMKGSHQLVADWGIKYLEGGGTYGMDLEDYKRFISGLGLSVIGVGADFKQLQENPQAIIDNAKAYGAKYATCFWIPHENGKFSIKETMEAIKVFNEAGKILKDAGITLCYHPHGYEFKPHGKGVLFDELLKNAKNYAFNMDVYWVQMGGGDPLAIMKKYPKKFPLLHLKDRAYGTPGSSDGRGDVETNVVLGTGDVDIRGLIKQAKKVGTEYLIIEDESSRSVQQIPKSVAYIKQVLSEK; encoded by the coding sequence ATGAAAAGAATCAAGAAAATTTTGAGCTTAGGCTTAATGATGTTTTTATCATGCCCCTTGTTTGCCCAGGAGATTGCCCTGCAGTTATATTCACTAAGGAATGAGATGCGGGAAGATATGAAAGGATCCCATCAATTGGTGGCTGACTGGGGGATCAAATACCTGGAAGGTGGAGGTACCTATGGAATGGACCTGGAGGATTATAAACGATTTATTTCAGGGCTGGGGCTTTCCGTGATAGGAGTCGGAGCAGATTTCAAGCAGTTGCAGGAAAATCCTCAAGCGATCATCGACAATGCAAAAGCCTATGGAGCCAAATATGCCACTTGCTTTTGGATTCCCCATGAAAATGGTAAATTCAGCATCAAAGAAACAATGGAAGCGATCAAGGTTTTCAATGAAGCAGGAAAGATATTAAAAGATGCAGGAATCACTTTGTGTTACCACCCGCACGGCTATGAATTTAAGCCCCATGGTAAAGGAGTACTGTTCGATGAGCTTTTGAAGAATGCGAAAAATTATGCCTTCAATATGGATGTGTATTGGGTTCAGATGGGTGGAGGAGATCCTTTGGCCATTATGAAAAAATATCCCAAAAAGTTCCCTTTACTACATTTAAAGGATAGGGCCTACGGTACTCCCGGGAGCAGTGATGGCAGGGGAGATGTTGAAACGAACGTGGTGTTAGGAACTGGGGATGTAGATATTAGGGGACTGATTAAGCAGGCGAAAAAAGTGGGAACGGAGTACTTGATCATTGAAGATGAATCTTCTAGATCAGTACAGCAAATTCCCAAAAGTGTGGCATACATTAAACAGGTCTTATCTGAAAAATAA
- a CDS encoding twin-arginine translocation signal domain-containing protein, producing the protein MITITRRDFLKQTALSGLAMSTFPFSAFHLNKDTIIGHGDFKYKVDLKWGTLDPGKFPVNNCHEMVMDKKGRLLMVTDEPKNNILIYNQSGKILDAWTLNLSAAHGLSLVNEGGEEFLWIVDNGGRVIKTGLNGKIITEIPSPLSQGIYAEGMRYTPTETAVAPNGDLYITDGYGSQFVLQYDYNGKFIRMFGGNGHEDHQFKTVHGIAVDLRKPGEPTLLCTSRGHNSFKRFTMGGQYLETIFLPGAFVCRPVIHGNNLYAGVCWSRKKYLEQMDNSGFVTILNEYDKVVSNPGGTVPKYIDGELQLMVQQETLFKHCHDVCIDQDENIYVCQWNANKTYPIKLTRV; encoded by the coding sequence ATGATCACCATCACTCGAAGAGATTTCCTTAAACAAACTGCCCTATCGGGTTTAGCTATGAGCACTTTTCCCTTTTCAGCCTTTCATTTAAACAAAGACACCATTATAGGCCATGGTGATTTCAAGTACAAAGTGGATCTGAAATGGGGCACATTGGATCCGGGAAAATTCCCAGTCAATAATTGCCATGAAATGGTCATGGATAAAAAAGGACGGCTCCTCATGGTCACTGATGAACCCAAAAACAATATCTTGATTTATAACCAATCGGGTAAAATACTCGATGCTTGGACCTTGAACCTCAGCGCAGCCCACGGGCTTTCTTTAGTGAATGAAGGCGGAGAAGAATTTCTCTGGATTGTGGACAATGGTGGCAGGGTCATCAAAACTGGCCTAAATGGAAAAATAATCACCGAAATCCCAAGTCCACTCAGCCAAGGAATATATGCTGAAGGTATGCGTTATACGCCCACAGAAACGGCTGTAGCCCCTAACGGGGACCTCTATATTACCGATGGATATGGATCCCAATTTGTACTTCAGTATGATTACAATGGAAAATTCATCAGGATGTTTGGAGGCAATGGCCATGAAGACCATCAATTCAAAACTGTCCATGGAATCGCGGTAGATCTTAGAAAACCAGGAGAACCCACCCTGCTTTGCACATCAAGAGGACATAATTCCTTTAAAAGATTTACCATGGGTGGACAATATTTAGAGACAATTTTTCTTCCCGGTGCCTTTGTCTGCCGACCGGTGATTCATGGAAATAACCTTTATGCCGGGGTTTGCTGGTCAAGAAAAAAATACCTCGAGCAAATGGACAATTCTGGTTTTGTTACCATCCTCAATGAATATGATAAGGTGGTTTCTAACCCTGGTGGGACCGTTCCAAAATACATCGACGGGGAATTACAGCTTATGGTACAGCAGGAAACCCTCTTTAAGCACTGCCATGATGTTTGCATAGATCAAGATGAGAACATTTATGTATGCCAGTGGAATGCCAATAAGACTTATCCTATTAAACTTACCCGGGTTTAA